The proteins below are encoded in one region of Paenibacillus albus:
- a CDS encoding spore germination protein: protein MRIRSQGKTAEQTITFDWLLDAVKHCGDVDFHDLFYGLEGTTDREHIQVMYCSSMVDHLLLKDLLHPEGLDERIDPEKSPFIRSLEPGHEGKKLFDRLFAGYVIVWRTSDNQFYAMDCAQLPSRSPEESTLELSIKGPRDGFVEEIHTNLALIRKRLRTPKMHAEWLTIGTESQTKICLLSMQGITAQAALDEARHRIRGIDIAVLHGAGELEEIISDKSLVLVPLIDYVGRPDAVIQSLMNGRFAILVNGTPAALIAPVNVSLLVKSPEDAYQPFYFVIFERTLRLISCLLSAILPGFYLGLLAFNNDQLPFAMLATITMNRIGLPFSPQMELILMMVMFEIFREAGVRLPRAVGQTVTVVGGLIVGDAAIRAGLTSPSMLVVTAVTAVATFTLVNQSLNGSVTVIRFYMMIASSFLGLFGFFISLFSVMLYLCTLESFGMPFLKPLAPFEFKKMITAVWQLPWKYRVKRNLP, encoded by the coding sequence ATGAGAATCCGAAGCCAAGGCAAGACGGCGGAGCAAACAATAACCTTTGATTGGCTGCTGGATGCTGTAAAGCATTGCGGCGATGTGGACTTTCATGATCTGTTCTATGGGCTTGAGGGAACGACTGACCGCGAGCATATTCAGGTGATGTATTGCAGCAGTATGGTGGATCATCTGTTATTAAAGGATTTACTTCATCCAGAAGGTCTTGATGAACGTATCGATCCGGAGAAAAGCCCGTTTATTCGCAGCCTTGAACCCGGTCACGAGGGCAAAAAGCTGTTCGATCGACTTTTTGCAGGCTATGTCATTGTGTGGAGGACGTCTGACAATCAGTTCTATGCGATGGATTGCGCCCAGCTGCCGAGCAGAAGTCCGGAAGAATCGACGCTGGAATTGTCGATTAAAGGGCCGCGTGACGGGTTCGTTGAGGAAATTCACACCAATTTGGCGTTGATCCGCAAGCGGCTCCGTACTCCGAAAATGCATGCGGAATGGTTAACAATCGGCACGGAGTCGCAAACGAAGATATGCTTGCTTTCTATGCAGGGCATTACGGCACAGGCTGCGCTTGACGAAGCAAGGCACCGAATTCGCGGCATCGATATCGCAGTGCTCCATGGTGCAGGAGAGCTTGAAGAAATTATCTCCGACAAATCGCTTGTGCTGGTACCTCTGATTGATTATGTCGGCCGGCCGGACGCTGTCATTCAATCGCTTATGAACGGCAGATTCGCTATTCTGGTGAATGGCACGCCTGCTGCCTTAATCGCGCCGGTCAACGTCTCTCTGCTGGTCAAATCTCCGGAGGATGCGTATCAGCCGTTTTATTTTGTTATCTTTGAACGGACGCTTCGCCTGATCAGTTGCCTGCTATCAGCCATATTGCCGGGCTTCTATCTTGGCTTGCTTGCATTCAATAATGACCAACTTCCGTTCGCGATGTTGGCTACAATTACGATGAACAGAATCGGGCTGCCGTTCAGCCCGCAGATGGAACTGATCTTGATGATGGTGATGTTTGAGATCTTCCGCGAAGCCGGCGTTCGCTTACCGCGGGCCGTCGGTCAAACCGTTACTGTCGTCGGCGGCCTCATTGTTGGCGATGCCGCTATTCGCGCAGGCCTGACATCACCTTCGATGCTGGTTGTAACCGCCGTGACCGCCGTTGCTACTTTTACGCTCGTGAACCAGTCGCTTAACGGCTCTGTTACCGTCATTCGGTTCTATATGATGATCGCTTCCTCTTTCTTGGGCTTGTTCGGTTTCTTTATCTCTCTCTTCTCGGTCATGCTCTATCTCTGCACGTTGGAGTCTTTCGGTATGCCGTTCTTAAAGCCGCTTGCTCCGTTCGAGTTCAAGAAAATGATTACCGCGGTTTGGCAGCTGCCGTGGAAATATCGCGTGAAACGGAATTTGCCATGA
- a CDS encoding GerAB/ArcD/ProY family transporter, which translates to MKGKSLELGFWPIFMMLTLSVGLSSHVLVLPSVLEVSGRDSWMCGIIAFAIVLPWTLIFVTGTMKRTKQINLGEWLRTRATPFGAWLIIVPTILVLLHSSFQTFVETIAWTSATYLPDTSLLVVMISLLTLIGCAAYSGLRAIAYMSCLLLPAVVILGDFVMSANMPNKNYALLLPMLENGMGPPMHGSLYAISCMMELSAILFIQHHLRGRIKHWQMIIQLAFIMILMLGPTVGALTQFGPAEADKLLFPAFAQWRLVSIGKYIEHVDFFAIYQWLSGAFVRISLGIVITIELIQLRKPIPKVIFITVISSIYMILAFLLLASVNTPELIFRYAFVVEIGVIVCVTSLIWLLSFKGIPKEGGADENPKPRQDGGANNNL; encoded by the coding sequence ATGAAAGGTAAATCGCTTGAGCTCGGCTTTTGGCCAATCTTTATGATGTTGACGCTATCAGTCGGCCTGTCTTCGCATGTGCTTGTCCTACCATCCGTGCTGGAGGTGAGCGGCAGAGATTCGTGGATGTGCGGCATTATCGCATTTGCAATCGTTCTGCCATGGACCTTGATTTTCGTTACGGGAACGATGAAGCGAACTAAACAGATTAATCTGGGGGAATGGCTGCGCACCAGAGCGACCCCATTCGGCGCATGGCTCATTATCGTGCCGACCATCCTCGTGCTGCTGCATTCGAGCTTTCAAACGTTTGTCGAAACGATCGCCTGGACGTCTGCGACCTATCTTCCGGATACGTCGCTTCTCGTAGTCATGATCAGCTTGCTGACGCTCATCGGCTGTGCCGCTTATAGCGGGCTGAGAGCAATTGCATATATGTCCTGCCTGCTGCTGCCGGCTGTCGTTATTCTCGGCGACTTCGTCATGAGCGCCAACATGCCGAATAAAAACTATGCTCTGCTGCTTCCGATGCTTGAGAACGGAATGGGTCCGCCGATGCACGGTTCCTTATATGCGATTAGCTGCATGATGGAGCTATCGGCGATTTTATTCATTCAGCATCACTTGCGCGGCCGCATTAAACATTGGCAAATGATCATCCAGCTTGCGTTTATTATGATCCTTATGCTGGGACCGACCGTTGGGGCGCTCACGCAGTTCGGGCCGGCAGAGGCTGACAAGCTGCTCTTTCCGGCCTTTGCCCAGTGGCGGCTTGTTTCGATCGGCAAATACATCGAGCATGTGGATTTCTTCGCGATCTACCAGTGGCTCTCCGGAGCTTTCGTGCGGATATCACTTGGCATCGTCATTACAATCGAGCTTATCCAGCTTCGCAAGCCGATCCCGAAAGTTATTTTCATTACGGTGATTAGCTCCATATACATGATCCTTGCGTTCCTCCTTCTAGCTTCCGTAAATACCCCAGAATTGATTTTCCGATATGCATTTGTCGTTGAGATTGGCGTGATTGTTTGTGTGACGTCTCTTATATGGCTGTTATCGTTTAAAGGCATTCCGAAGGAGGGTGGCGCAGATGAGAATCCGAAGCCAAGGCAAGACGGCGGAGCAAACAATAACCTTTGA
- a CDS encoding L-fucose isomerase gives MADISTRYQSAFPKIGIRPAIDGRRKGIRESLEEQTMEMARSVARLFAENLRYPNGEPVECVIADTCIGGVAEAAACGEKFSREGVGVSITVTPCWCYGTETIDMDPSIPKAVWGFNGTERPGAVYLAAVLSGYAQKGLPAFGIYGNEVQDSGDTTIPNDVRDKLLGFARAGLVVALMKGKTYLSMGSVSMGIAGSIVNDAFFQDYLGMRTDYIDMSEFVRRMDQGIYDPAEYERALSWVKENCSEGADNNPPALQSTREQKDKDWETVVKMTLIARDLMIGNPRLDELGYGEEALGRNAIASGFQGQRAWTDHFPNGDFLEAMLNSSFDWNGIRAPYIVATENDSLNGAVMLFGNLLTNTAQIFADVRTFWSPDSVERVTGHRLSGHAENGILHLINSGPATLDGTGQQEQDGKPVMKSFWDISEEEAQKCLDATSWRPASLEYFRGGGYSSDYLTRGGMPMTMSRINLVKGIGPVLQIAEGYSVDLPEHVHDTLDKRTDPTWPTTWFAPTLTGSGAFRTVYDVMDNWGANHGSISYGHIGADLITLASMLRIPVNMHNVPAERIFRPRAWSLFGTDNPESADYRACTNFGPLYN, from the coding sequence GTGGCAGATATTAGCACTCGTTATCAATCCGCTTTCCCTAAGATTGGCATTCGTCCTGCAATTGACGGCAGACGCAAGGGTATCCGTGAATCGCTTGAAGAGCAAACGATGGAGATGGCGAGGTCCGTTGCCAGATTGTTCGCTGAGAATTTGCGTTATCCGAACGGTGAACCCGTGGAGTGCGTGATTGCGGATACTTGTATCGGCGGCGTTGCAGAAGCTGCTGCATGCGGTGAGAAGTTCTCGCGTGAAGGCGTCGGCGTATCCATTACGGTAACGCCTTGCTGGTGCTACGGTACGGAAACGATCGATATGGACCCATCCATTCCGAAAGCGGTATGGGGCTTTAACGGCACGGAGCGTCCAGGGGCGGTTTATTTGGCAGCTGTATTGTCCGGGTATGCGCAGAAGGGCTTGCCGGCATTCGGCATCTACGGCAACGAAGTGCAAGATAGCGGCGACACGACGATTCCAAATGATGTGAGAGATAAGCTGCTCGGATTTGCCCGTGCGGGTCTTGTTGTTGCGCTGATGAAAGGTAAGACCTATCTGTCTATGGGCTCTGTATCCATGGGCATCGCCGGTTCAATCGTGAATGACGCGTTCTTCCAAGATTACCTCGGCATGCGTACGGATTACATCGATATGTCGGAGTTCGTTCGCCGTATGGATCAAGGCATCTACGATCCGGCCGAGTACGAGCGCGCACTGTCGTGGGTGAAGGAGAATTGCAGCGAAGGTGCGGACAATAATCCTCCTGCGCTTCAATCGACTCGCGAGCAGAAGGATAAGGATTGGGAAACGGTTGTCAAAATGACGCTGATCGCGCGTGACCTCATGATCGGCAACCCGCGTTTGGATGAGCTGGGTTATGGCGAAGAGGCGCTCGGCCGCAATGCGATTGCTTCCGGCTTCCAGGGGCAGCGAGCATGGACGGATCATTTTCCAAATGGTGACTTTTTAGAAGCGATGCTGAACTCGTCCTTCGACTGGAACGGCATTCGGGCTCCTTATATCGTTGCGACAGAGAATGACAGCTTAAACGGAGCTGTTATGCTCTTCGGTAATTTGCTGACGAATACCGCTCAAATCTTCGCGGACGTGCGTACGTTCTGGAGCCCGGATTCAGTGGAGCGCGTAACGGGGCACCGTCTGAGCGGACATGCGGAGAACGGCATTCTGCACTTGATTAACTCTGGTCCTGCAACGCTTGATGGAACAGGGCAGCAGGAGCAAGACGGCAAGCCGGTCATGAAGTCGTTCTGGGACATTAGCGAAGAAGAAGCACAGAAGTGCCTTGATGCAACATCGTGGCGTCCGGCTTCCCTGGAGTATTTCCGCGGCGGCGGCTATTCCTCTGATTACCTTACGCGCGGCGGCATGCCGATGACGATGTCGCGGATCAACCTCGTGAAGGGGATCGGCCCTGTGCTCCAAATCGCCGAAGGCTATTCGGTTGACCTGCCGGAGCATGTGCATGACACGCTCGACAAACGGACGGATCCAACGTGGCCGACAACGTGGTTCGCACCGACGCTCACAGGCAGCGGCGCATTCCGCACGGTGTATGATGTTATGGACAACTGGGGTGCGAACCATGGCTCGATCAGCTACGGCCACATCGGCGCAGATCTCATCACGCTCGCTTCGATGCTCCGCATTCCGGTGAATATGCATAACGTGCCTGCGGAACGGATTTTCCGTCCGCGCGCATGGAGCCTGTTCGGCACCGACAATCCGGAGAGTGCGGATTACCGGGCTTGCACGAACTTCGGCCCATTGTACAACTAA
- a CDS encoding RbsD/FucU family protein, translated as MLLGIPEILSPDLLKILMEMGHGDEIVLGDSNFPAASHAQRLVRCDGHAIPALLDAILQLMPLDQYVDKPASLMQVVPGDTVETPVWADYNRVITERAGLEAPFEMVERFAFYERARKAYAIIATGETQRYANIILKKGCVT; from the coding sequence ATGCTTCTTGGTATCCCTGAAATACTTTCACCGGATTTGCTGAAAATTCTGATGGAGATGGGGCATGGCGATGAGATCGTCCTTGGGGACTCGAACTTCCCGGCTGCCAGTCACGCCCAGCGGCTCGTTCGCTGCGACGGGCATGCTATTCCCGCGCTGCTTGATGCGATTCTCCAGCTGATGCCGCTCGACCAATATGTCGACAAGCCAGCTTCGCTTATGCAGGTCGTACCGGGCGATACGGTGGAAACGCCGGTCTGGGCGGACTATAATCGTGTCATCACGGAGCGTGCTGGTCTCGAAGCGCCGTTTGAGATGGTGGAACGGTTCGCCTTCTACGAGCGTGCCCGCAAAGCTTATGCCATCATTGCCACAGGCGAGACGCAGCGGTACGCGAATATCATTCTTAAAAAAGGCTGCGTGACCTAA
- a CDS encoding Ger(x)C family spore germination protein: MKACTRILFMLLLAFALPIVLSGCKERMDTSDLSAQAFVKAMGIDYQNGQYFVTVQLMDFSAIAKSESPKAQKPSVWIGAGHGKSISEANKQIAVATQSTLNFEQLSVVIVREPAMVKMAQILDAVNRVRVTRYTSWIYGTRSDLNDIFTASAFFELSQTYSYIYNPLALEKQNSTVPPVTMQKFVTAFNEKAMTALLPSVSVSSKIWRENKRPITVQELDGVFAFKMKHKPVYLPLKQVTGVRWSKNPLYRAQYTVQSEGQQDAAVVGIRYAKVKKKELKAGKSGPKFVLHVKAYGDLTEMGGSMTVGEIEGKVRKLIEEEIMLAYTSGIREHLDLFNLEEVMYRYHLGEWKKTARSGDWLPGEKDLQVKVSFGIRRAGVFEMQ, encoded by the coding sequence ATGAAAGCCTGCACCCGAATATTGTTCATGCTGTTGCTGGCTTTCGCGCTGCCCATTGTTCTAAGCGGCTGCAAGGAACGAATGGATACGAGCGATCTTAGCGCGCAAGCGTTCGTTAAGGCGATGGGCATCGATTATCAGAACGGGCAATATTTCGTTACGGTCCAGCTCATGGACTTCTCCGCGATCGCGAAGTCGGAGAGCCCCAAAGCCCAGAAGCCTTCCGTGTGGATTGGCGCCGGGCACGGCAAAAGCATCAGCGAAGCAAACAAACAAATTGCGGTGGCGACACAGAGCACGCTCAATTTCGAACAATTGAGCGTAGTTATTGTTCGGGAGCCTGCCATGGTGAAGATGGCGCAAATTCTTGATGCTGTGAACCGGGTTCGCGTGACCCGGTATACCTCGTGGATCTACGGGACGCGCAGCGATTTGAACGACATCTTCACGGCAAGCGCCTTCTTCGAATTGTCGCAGACGTACAGCTATATTTATAATCCCCTTGCGCTTGAGAAGCAGAACAGCACTGTGCCTCCGGTTACGATGCAGAAATTCGTCACGGCCTTCAATGAGAAGGCAATGACTGCGCTGCTGCCGAGCGTATCCGTTTCGAGCAAGATATGGCGTGAGAACAAGAGGCCGATTACCGTGCAGGAGCTGGATGGAGTTTTTGCTTTTAAGATGAAGCATAAGCCGGTGTATTTGCCCCTGAAACAGGTGACTGGGGTTCGCTGGTCCAAAAATCCGCTCTATCGCGCGCAATACACGGTACAGTCAGAGGGGCAGCAGGATGCGGCGGTCGTCGGGATCAGATACGCGAAGGTGAAGAAGAAGGAACTGAAAGCGGGAAAGAGCGGGCCAAAGTTTGTACTGCACGTGAAAGCGTACGGCGATCTGACTGAGATGGGCGGCTCGATGACGGTGGGAGAAATTGAAGGCAAGGTCCGTAAGCTGATCGAGGAAGAGATTATGCTCGCTTATACGTCGGGCATTCGTGAGCATTTGGATCTGTTTAACTTGGAAGAAGTGATGTACCGATATCATTTGGGCGAGTGGAAAAAAACGGCTCGCAGCGGCGACTGGCTCCCTGGTGAGAAGGATTTGCAAGTGAAAGTTTCGTTTGGTATCCGGAGAGCCGGCGTGTTTGAGATGCAGTAG